Proteins co-encoded in one Conger conger chromosome 4, fConCon1.1, whole genome shotgun sequence genomic window:
- the LOC133127496 gene encoding neuritin-like encodes MGLTWGGRYIALFLAVQLVYLLQAVRAAGKCDTVFQGFSDCLLKLGENMVNYPQDLDEKTNLRTICSYWDNFHACASAALADCQEGATDLWEKLKKESKNLEFQGSLFELCGGGNGASKSRVPFGFMMLLTAVSALVTWFAF; translated from the exons ATGGGATTAACTTGGGGCGGCAGATATATCGCACTGTTTCTTGCAGTTCAGTTAG TGTATCTGCTACAGGCAGTGAGAGCTGCGGGGAAATGTGACACTGTATTTCAAGGTTTCTCAGACTGTTTATTAAAACTGGGGGAAAATATGGTCAACTACCCACAGGATCTGGACGAGAAAACAAATCTACGGACCATCTGCTC ATACTGGGACAACTTCCATGCATGCGCCTCAGCTGCGCTGGCGGACTGTCAAGAAGGAGCGACGGATCTATGGGAAAAACTCAAAAAGGAGTCAAAGAACTTGGAGTTTCAGGGTAGCTTATTTGAACTATGTGGTGGAGGAAATGGAGCATCTAAATCAAGAGTCCCGTTTGGCTTCATGATGCTTCTAACAGCCGTTTCTGCGTTGGTGACTTGGTTTGCATTTTAG